The sequence GGATGAACGAACCTGCAATTGCGGCAGAGAGAATAAAAGAAATTTTGGAAATGGATGAGGACGACAGGTTTATAAGCCTGATACCTGTTGGTGTTCCTGCTTATACTCCGAGAGATAAAAGGATGAAAGAACTCTCAGAAGTGTTTAAAATGATATAAGGCAAGGACAGTGTAATAATTGCAAATAAAAGCTCATGGGTTGGAAACTCATGAGCTTTTAAAATTTGATTTTTTGCTTGACATTTGGATTAAAATACATATAATGTATAATACAAATATTAATTTTAGTTTTAAAAAAATTAAAGTTTAAATTAAAATAATTAAAAGGAGTGAGGGAAATGAATAAAAAAGTTTTAGTTGTAATTAGGTTTTGGCAAGCATCGTAATTTTCTGTACCGGAGTTATTGCCGGTTCTTCGCTGACAACCGAGATTAAAGCCGTATTAAGCCGGGAAGTTACGGTCAGATATGGCGGAGAAGTACAACATATGAAAGACGGCTTGGGAAATCCGGTGTATCCGATTATTTACAACGGAACTACTTATCTTCCCATTCGTGCAGTCAGCAATATGCTGGATATACCTGTGGCATGGGATGCAACTACTAAAACGGTCATTCTTGGAACGGAAGAAAAGCCGCCCAGAAGTGTATTAAAGTTTGTAGCAAAAACTTCTGACCTTGCCAGCAAAGTAACAGATAAGGATTCATTAAGAGTAAAAGATAGCTCGGGAAAGGAATTTGTATATAATGATGGAATAAGCTATAGAATGGCGTCTGGGGTTTGGTCTGCAAATATTGATTCTTCATATAAAGCCAAAATAGGTGGAACTTATAGCAAGCTGTCTTTTGATGTATATATAGATGCTTTCGACAATTATAAAGACGATGAATTTGTAGTGTATGTTTATAATGTTGATACCGAGGGAAAATTGGCGGATATAAGAGTTGCCGCAGGAGAAATTAAAAAAGTTGAAGATATAGACATAACAGGAGTGGATACATTAGGATTTACGGCGAAATGTGTTAAAGGTTATGGCTATGCAGGTAATGCATATTTTTTCAATCCTACCGTAAGATAAGAAATTATTGTGAGCATACATAAGCGGGGAAAAAACTGAGAACAAGAAAGCGGCATCACTTAACGGTGATGTCGCTTTTAACCTTTTAAATTGTTGAAAAGGTACAGTAAATTTTACATTTAAGACCCGGCATTTTTTTGACGAAGAAAAATTAGAATGTTAAAATACAATTTGCAGGGTTTTTTTGCCGTGTGTCTCTAAAAGAGGTGGTATGACAAATTCTATGAGTAGCAAAGGAATAAGAAAAGCCACAAATAAAAAACGAATGAAAAGAAATCGGCGAAGACGCAGCTTTGTAGCTGTCGTGGCTTTAATGACGGTGCTTGGACTTTTGTTTTCCAAAGGTTCAATAGATCAGTTTTTCAAAGTGTTTGTAATTGAAGCTGCTTTGGTGTTAACCCTTTTTTGCCTTTTAGCGGTTTATCGAAGCAAGAACGGAAGAAAGGCAAAAACTTCGGTAAAATCTGAAGTTTACCATAATGTATATGACAGAAATTTATATGGTAGAACTGCCACGGAAAATAATATATATACAAGGAGAAAAAATTATAATTGGATTATTGATGAAAATGTTTTACCGAAATCCGGCGGTTCTTTGACCGGCGAAAATTTGACTTCCGGCGGAGATATAATACTGGGTGATGGCAGGGCGGATTCTGTGGAGGACGATATAAAGGCAAGGGTCGCCAGATGGTCTGAAGCTGTGGACTATTCCGGGAATGTGTTTAGAAAAATTATTGAAAACAAAATGAAATCCATAGAGGAAAGCATGGAAGATGACGGGGGATTTGAAGAGCCCAAAGAGGCAGAACGTATACATGAAATAGCCCAGGCACAGGAGCTTAAAGACATAAAACCGGAAGATACAGTGGAAAAAGCAAAAATGCCGGAAGAATTTGATGTGAACGCAAGAGATATTGAAAACGCTGAAATGAAAGAAACAGTGGTGGATAAAGAAGATGAAGGAATAGCAGAGGATACAGAAAATGCTTGGGAAGAAATAGAAAATATGGATGATTCGACAGAATTGAAAGATATGAATGATGAATTGGAGTGTATCGCGGAAGAAGTGGGAAATGAAGAATTGGAAAGCATGAAAGAGTTAACTGAATTGGAAATGCAGCCAATTGGCGATGAGAATAGAATGTCGGAAACGGGCGAATTTGAAAATGATGATAATTTTGAGGAAATAAAAGAAGAAATAAAAAAAGCAGAACAAAGTGTGGCTTCAAGCGGGACAGCAGAGCATGTGTTTCCTCCGATGGAACTGCTGAGGCAACCGGATAACAGGGATAAGTCCGGCGATAGGGGTTACAGCTCCGAAATAAGGGCGCGAAAGTTGATAGAAACTCTGGAGAGCTTTGGTGTGGGAGCAAGAATTATTAATATCAGCGAAGGCCCTGCTGTCACAAGGTATGAGCTTCAGCCGGATTATGGTGTCAAGGTAAGCAGGATTGTGAACCTTACGGATGATATTGCGCTAAATCTTGCAGCCGTGGGTGTCAGGATAGAGGCACCCATACCGGGAAAAGCGGCCATAGGGATTGAAGTGCCAAATCCGAAGGTTACACCGGTTTTGCTCCGTGAAGTGATTGAGTCGGAAGAATTTCAAAATCATCCGTCAAAGCTTGCTTTTGCCGTGGGGAAGGATATTGCCGGAAAGCCTGTGGTTGCTGATATTGCCGCAATGCCCCATTTGCTTATTGCAGGGGCTACAGGTTCGGGAAAGAGCGTTTGCATTAACACATTGATAACAAGTATACTCTACAAGGCATCACCCCGTGAGGTAAGACTTTTAATGGTAGACCCCAAGGTTGTCGAGCTTAGTATTTACAACGGGATACCGCATCTTTTGATTCCGGTGGTGACAGACCCGAAAAAAGCGGCAGGAGCATTGAACTGGGCGGTGTTGGAAATGACAAACCGCTACAAGCTTTTTGCGGAAAGCGGTGTTCGGGATCTTAAAGGATATAATCATTTGATGGAAAGAGAAGGCGGCGAAATCCTTCCACAGATAGTGATAATAATTGACGAGCTGGCGGACCTTATGATGGTTGCTCCCAACGATGTTGAGGACTGCATCTGCAGACTGGCCCAAATGGCAAGGGCTGCAGGCATGCATCTTGTGCTTGCAACACAAAGGCCGTCCGTCAATGTCATAACAGGAGTTATAAAAGCAAATATACCTTCCAGAATATCTTTTGCGGTATCATCCCAGGTCGATTCAAGAACCATACTGGACATGGCCGGTGCTGAAAAGCTGCTGGGCAAAGGGGATATGCTGTTTTATCCTGTTGGTATGCCGAAGCCTGTGAGAGTACAGGGAGCACTGATAACGGACAGCGAAGTTGAAAATATAGTGTCTTTCATAAAATCCAGGCAGCAGGCACAGTATGATGATCAAATAATCAGCAAAATCGACAGCCACGCTGACGAATCCCAGCCGGTTTTGGAAGGTGATGATGAGCTTCTTCCCCAGGTGATAGATATGATAGTTGAATACGAGCAGGCGTCAACGTCTCTGATACAAAGAAAGTTCAAGATAGGATACTCGAGGGCGGCCAGAATAATGGACCAGCTGGAGGCAAACGGAGTGATAGGGCCGTTTGAAGGCAGCAAGCCGAGAAAAGTATTGATTACAAAACAGCAGTGGCAGGAAATGAAATACATGTCCTGACGTTATCCTTGTGATTTTGAATAAAGCCTGTGATTTTGAGAAAACTAAGTTTAAAATTATTTTTGGAGGAGACAGGCGCTATGAACAATAAGGATAATGTGGTAATTGAAGAGTTAAACTCCCTGCTTGAAGGGAATTATATGGCAATACACGGGTATGAAAGGTATATACAGCATGTGAAAGACCCCAACATAAAAAAAGAGCTGCAAAGAATTCAACAGGAGCATAAACAGAATTCTGCACTGATTGCAGAGAGGATTCAAAATTTGGGGGGAGTTCCGGTGGACGGGCCGGGCTTTATGGGCAGCATGGCCGAGGTCATGAACAAGTTCAAAGGAACTTCCGACGATACGGAGTTTATTTTAAAAGATGCGGCGGAAAGCGAGAATAAAGGCATAAAAATGGCTGAAGAGCTTGTAAGAGGGGATTTGGATGATGAAAGCAGGAAAGTTGTCGAGAAGATACTGGATGTAAACCGAAAGCATGTATCGCAGCTCAACAACCTTCTCCAGTGATAAAAAGTATGATATCATTAAATATGTTATATATTGCATTGTATTAAAGATATATTGTATTATATTAGAGAAAAAATTTACATTTGTGAGGAGAACAGGTTGATGCGCTTAGGCAGCTTTCTGAAACTGGTTGAGATTAAGACCAAAATTGCCAGCATGGTACCGTTCATGCTGGGTACGATATATGCAATATACCGTTTTAATGCTTTTAACGTTAAAAATTTTTTATTGATGTTTATATCCCTCTTGTCCTTTGATATGGTGACAACGGCTCTGAACAACTATTTTGATTATAAAAGAGCGAGAAAAAAAGAGGGATATAATTATGAACAGCATAATGCAATAGTACGGGACAAGCTTACAGAGCCTATGGTAATTACGGTTATACTTGTTCTTTTGGGTATAGCCATATTATTTGGAGTATTACTTTATTTAAATACAAATATTATTGTATTGTTGGTGGGGGCAATATCTTTTGCCGTGGGAATTGTTTATTCCTTTGGCCCCCTTCCAATCTCCAGAATGCCCCTGGGGGAAGTGTTTTCGGGATTTTTCATGGGATTTGTAATAATATTTGTTTCCGCATTTGTACATATTTATGACCGGAATATCATCTTGCTGACTCTTGAAGGGCAATGGCTGTCCTTGCGGCTGAATGCCATGGAGGTGTTGGCTCTTTTTGCCTTTGCTGTCCCTGCGGTATGCGGAATTGCAAACATAATGCTTGCCAACAATATATGTGATGTGGATGATGACATGGAGAACAAGCGGTACACACTCCCGATATACATTGGAAAGGAAAAGGCGCTGTGGTTGTTTGAAACACTTTATTATATCGCATTTGTTGATATAATCATACTTGCTGTTTTCAGGATTGTTTCACCAATAGTGTTATTGACATTGCTTGTATTTATACCGGTAAGAAGGAATATAGGACTTTTTAGGAAAAAGCAGACCAAGAAGGACACCTTTGAACTTGCTGTCAAAAATTTTGTGGCGATATGTGGTTCGCAATTTATGCTGGTGGGTATTTCCATAATTTTTTCACTTATAAATTTGTTTTAACTTGTATTTTGACTCAAACTTATATTTATATTCCAACCAATAATTTTACTTTAACTTGTAGTTAAACTTTAACTTATAGTTGAACTTTAACTTGTAATTAAACTTGAACTTACATTAAACTTCAACTTATATTAAATTTCATTTTGCAACAAGATAGAAACTTTAACATTTGTTCCGAGCATACGATTTACAACCAAAATTATCTGACTTCAGACCGTCTAAATGGGGAAAACTTCTTATGAAGGTTGATGATTTATATTTTGGGCAATAATTTTTTTATAAAGGATTTTTTGTATCAATGTCGAATAAAATATATGGCAGATTATTTGCACATTGAAAGTATCGGGAAAGGATTGTTTTGATTGAATTGGATTGATAGACTGGAACGCAAATACAGCCGCTTTGCAATTAAAAATTTAACGAAATATTTGATAATTGGTACCGCCTTTGTTTTTATAATAAGTCTTTTTGATGATTTTAGATATATTGAGGCTTTGCTTACGTTAGAGCCTTCTTTGGTGATGAAAGGCCAGATTTGGAGGCTTGTAACTTTTGTTTTTGTTCCTTTTGTAGGAAGTTTCTGGATAATTTTTGTATTATACATTTTCTATGTATTCGGCACGGCTCTTGAACGTTACTGGGGAAGCTTCAGATTCAACCTTTACTACTTTATAGGTGTTTTGGCTGCAATCGTAGCTGCTTTTTTGGGTGAATTCTGGGGCGGAAAGGTAACTTCAGAGTTTTTATACATGTCCATCTTTTTGGCTTTTGCCTATCTTAACCCGAATTATGAACTTCTTTTGTTTTTCATAATTCCGGTCAAGGTTAAATATCTGGCATGGTTCGATGTTGTATTTACAGTACTGTCTATCATTTTCAGGCCGGAGACAAGAATCACCGCTTTATTGTCTTTCACAAGTTTTGTAGTATTTTTTGGAAAGGAGGTTTTTGATGTATACCTGCTTCCGAGTGTGAAAAGACTTGACAGAAAACGCAGACGCAAAAAGTTCAAGGTAATTGTATCTTCTGTCAAGACACCGGAGATAGTTTATACTTGTTGCATATGCGGCAGGACATCAAAGGATCATCCGGAGCTTAAGTTTGCATATTGTTTTAAATGCGGCAGTGACTATGAATACTGCCAGGATCATCTTAAAAATCATGAACATGTCATCAGACGCTGATTTTGTCCGGTTTTAATCGTTGCCGGGTACTTGGCAATTCTTCTCACTTTTCGCCATGAATAATGACTCGAATTTATAGATATAGTTACAGAGGGAGTAGTATTTATAATTTAATATGATGAAGCATTCCTATTTTCTTTGAAGCTTTGTAAGACTCTGCATCTTGCATTAACGGCAAAGATGTGGAGTTTTATTGGCTCTTGATTAAA comes from Acetivibrio thermocellus ATCC 27405 and encodes:
- a CDS encoding stalk domain-containing protein, with translation MASIVIFCTGVIAGSSLTTEIKAVLSREVTVRYGGEVQHMKDGLGNPVYPIIYNGTTYLPIRAVSNMLDIPVAWDATTKTVILGTEEKPPRSVLKFVAKTSDLASKVTDKDSLRVKDSSGKEFVYNDGISYRMASGVWSANIDSSYKAKIGGTYSKLSFDVYIDAFDNYKDDEFVVYVYNVDTEGKLADIRVAAGEIKKVEDIDITGVDTLGFTAKCVKGYGYAGNAYFFNPTVR
- a CDS encoding DNA translocase FtsK — translated: MTNSMSSKGIRKATNKKRMKRNRRRRSFVAVVALMTVLGLLFSKGSIDQFFKVFVIEAALVLTLFCLLAVYRSKNGRKAKTSVKSEVYHNVYDRNLYGRTATENNIYTRRKNYNWIIDENVLPKSGGSLTGENLTSGGDIILGDGRADSVEDDIKARVARWSEAVDYSGNVFRKIIENKMKSIEESMEDDGGFEEPKEAERIHEIAQAQELKDIKPEDTVEKAKMPEEFDVNARDIENAEMKETVVDKEDEGIAEDTENAWEEIENMDDSTELKDMNDELECIAEEVGNEELESMKELTELEMQPIGDENRMSETGEFENDDNFEEIKEEIKKAEQSVASSGTAEHVFPPMELLRQPDNRDKSGDRGYSSEIRARKLIETLESFGVGARIINISEGPAVTRYELQPDYGVKVSRIVNLTDDIALNLAAVGVRIEAPIPGKAAIGIEVPNPKVTPVLLREVIESEEFQNHPSKLAFAVGKDIAGKPVVADIAAMPHLLIAGATGSGKSVCINTLITSILYKASPREVRLLMVDPKVVELSIYNGIPHLLIPVVTDPKKAAGALNWAVLEMTNRYKLFAESGVRDLKGYNHLMEREGGEILPQIVIIIDELADLMMVAPNDVEDCICRLAQMARAAGMHLVLATQRPSVNVITGVIKANIPSRISFAVSSQVDSRTILDMAGAEKLLGKGDMLFYPVGMPKPVRVQGALITDSEVENIVSFIKSRQQAQYDDQIISKIDSHADESQPVLEGDDELLPQVIDMIVEYEQASTSLIQRKFKIGYSRAARIMDQLEANGVIGPFEGSKPRKVLITKQQWQEMKYMS
- a CDS encoding ferritin-like domain-containing protein; the protein is MNNKDNVVIEELNSLLEGNYMAIHGYERYIQHVKDPNIKKELQRIQQEHKQNSALIAERIQNLGGVPVDGPGFMGSMAEVMNKFKGTSDDTEFILKDAAESENKGIKMAEELVRGDLDDESRKVVEKILDVNRKHVSQLNNLLQ
- the menA gene encoding 1,4-dihydroxy-2-naphthoate polyprenyltransferase, which encodes MRLGSFLKLVEIKTKIASMVPFMLGTIYAIYRFNAFNVKNFLLMFISLLSFDMVTTALNNYFDYKRARKKEGYNYEQHNAIVRDKLTEPMVITVILVLLGIAILFGVLLYLNTNIIVLLVGAISFAVGIVYSFGPLPISRMPLGEVFSGFFMGFVIIFVSAFVHIYDRNIILLTLEGQWLSLRLNAMEVLALFAFAVPAVCGIANIMLANNICDVDDDMENKRYTLPIYIGKEKALWLFETLYYIAFVDIIILAVFRIVSPIVLLTLLVFIPVRRNIGLFRKKQTKKDTFELAVKNFVAICGSQFMLVGISIIFSLINLF
- a CDS encoding rhomboid family intramembrane serine protease, with the protein product MNWIDRLERKYSRFAIKNLTKYLIIGTAFVFIISLFDDFRYIEALLTLEPSLVMKGQIWRLVTFVFVPFVGSFWIIFVLYIFYVFGTALERYWGSFRFNLYYFIGVLAAIVAAFLGEFWGGKVTSEFLYMSIFLAFAYLNPNYELLLFFIIPVKVKYLAWFDVVFTVLSIIFRPETRITALLSFTSFVVFFGKEVFDVYLLPSVKRLDRKRRRKKFKVIVSSVKTPEIVYTCCICGRTSKDHPELKFAYCFKCGSDYEYCQDHLKNHEHVIRR